GGGACAGATACATGAATAGAAAGGTGATGTCGCTTTTTTTCTGCATAACACTGCTTTTTCTGCCAGCAATAGGTCGATTTGACGCAAAAGCAGGTTCAACGATAATAAAGGTTCCAGAAAATTATCCTACAATACAAGCTGCAATAAATCAAGCACAACCAGGAGATACCATTCAAGTTTCCTCTGGAACCTATTATGAAAATCTCTATATCAACAAAACCTTAACGCTCATAGGAGCCGAAAAGTCCAGCACCTTGATAGTTGGAACTGGACATGCAAACTCGGTTGTCCAAGTAAACTTCACCACAGTAAGCATCAGCGGGTTTACGATAACTAATGGGACATATGGAATAATGCTAGAAACATGCACTAAGAGCACAATAAAGGATAACAATATAAACGGCTATTCAGATGGACTATGGCTGTTCCATTCTGACAACAACACAATTACTGACAATTTGATTTTTAATTGCGGTTACTGTGGGCTCGTTCTTTGCGGTCACTCTAGCAGCAATATAGTCGAAGGTAATACAATAAGAGATAATAATCAAGGAATACGCTTGACAGGCGTGGCAAATCTAATTTATCATAATAACTTCGTAAACAACTCAAACCAGATAGTGATTGTGGATTCTTTCAAAAACACTTGGAACAACGACTTTGAGGGCAACTACTGGAGCAATTTGCTTGACAAAGACGAAAATCAAGATGGAATAAGAGATGTTCCTTACGTCATGGACGGTAACAACCAAGATAATTACCCTCTAATGGGGGTGTTTACTCAACTCCAAGTCACTAAAGATGGACAAAACTATTCCGTTACCATAATCAGTAACTCTACAATAACCAACTTGTACTTTGACAATTCAATATGCCTTGATGTCCTGGAACTGGCGAACAACAATACTGGGTTCTGTAGAATAACTCTCCTGCGTATTTTCTTAAATAGTGACGAAAAGATACACATAAATGGCTTACTACCCATAATCAGCAACGAATTGCCTACTTCGAATTCTACACACGTTTGCCTTTATTTTGCGTACATTCACCCAACTGCCATGACAGTTATAGCACCTGAAGCTCTGGTGCTGATCGGTATTGCAGTAATAATCTCTGTTGTAGTTGCAGTGATTGTGGCGAGAAAAGTCAGATCGGGTAGAAAATACATAAAATGAAATAATTCACACATTAAGATCCATTAAAAGGACGATTGAGAGCAGTTTTTGGTTCTTTTTACGCGTAAATTTATGGAACAATCATTTGTATATTTGAAAATTAGTTTTTGCAGCATTCAGTAGAAGGGTTTGCACAATTCGTCTTCGGTTACTTTTTGGTGTCTGATTCTTCTGACAA
The Candidatus Bathyarchaeota archaeon DNA segment above includes these coding regions:
- a CDS encoding right-handed parallel beta-helix repeat-containing protein produces the protein MNRKVMSLFFCITLLFLPAIGRFDAKAGSTIIKVPENYPTIQAAINQAQPGDTIQVSSGTYYENLYINKTLTLIGAEKSSTLIVGTGHANSVVQVNFTTVSISGFTITNGTYGIMLETCTKSTIKDNNINGYSDGLWLFHSDNNTITDNLIFNCGYCGLVLCGHSSSNIVEGNTIRDNNQGIRLTGVANLIYHNNFVNNSNQIVIVDSFKNTWNNDFEGNYWSNLLDKDENQDGIRDVPYVMDGNNQDNYPLMGVFTQLQVTKDGQNYSVTIISNSTITNLYFDNSICLDVLELANNNTGFCRITLLRIFLNSDEKIHINGLLPIISNELPTSNSTHVCLYFAYIHPTAMTVIAPEALVLIGIAVIISVVVAVIVARKVRSGRKYIK